One Bacillus amyloliquefaciens DSM 7 = ATCC 23350 DNA window includes the following coding sequences:
- a CDS encoding MarR family transcriptional regulator, with translation MKVRTQMMYDMEALLRKVFKQIRNEVNEILDKELSRNEFTILRILSEQGPKKVTEFAPILEVSASHITAVTDALVEKEWITRIRSKEDRRIIRIHITEDGEKIVDHFNQKKTEYFFKRFDCYSDEELATLIKLFSKLDKKR, from the coding sequence TTGAAAGTAAGGACACAAATGATGTATGATATGGAAGCTTTGCTTCGAAAAGTGTTTAAACAAATCAGAAATGAAGTTAATGAAATTCTAGATAAAGAGCTGTCCAGAAACGAATTCACCATTTTGCGGATTCTCAGTGAACAAGGACCTAAAAAAGTAACGGAATTCGCTCCCATTCTTGAGGTCTCCGCAAGCCACATTACCGCAGTGACCGACGCTTTAGTAGAAAAGGAATGGATCACCCGCATCCGTTCTAAAGAGGACAGACGTATTATCAGAATCCATATTACGGAAGACGGGGAGAAAATTGTCGATCACTTCAACCAGAAAAAAACAGAATACTTTTTTAAACGGTTTGACTGCTACTCTGATGAAGAGCTTGCAACGTTAATCAAACTGTTCAGCAAACTGGACAAAAAACGCTGA
- a CDS encoding YpmS family protein has translation MKKWKSLFFVLLALNVIAAAVIVTLMVMPGEQAKIQDQTKSEYGFHITSSKESLSRFVNAYLKEKASNQLDYKVDINNDVHVAGKIKAFSTSINAVVTFEPSVQKNGDVVLKVTKFSLGELSLPISFVLNYMDSFYELPSFVHVHPSDKSIEVRLSEMPLDNGMYVKADKINLDTDEIEFSYYHPKR, from the coding sequence ATGAAGAAGTGGAAATCGCTGTTTTTTGTTCTTCTCGCACTCAATGTGATTGCCGCCGCGGTAATCGTGACATTGATGGTTATGCCGGGAGAGCAGGCGAAAATACAAGATCAGACAAAAAGCGAGTACGGTTTTCATATCACAAGTTCCAAAGAATCACTTTCAAGGTTTGTGAATGCGTACTTAAAAGAGAAGGCATCGAATCAGCTTGACTACAAAGTGGACATCAATAACGACGTGCACGTAGCGGGTAAAATCAAGGCATTCTCAACATCTATTAATGCGGTTGTCACATTTGAACCGTCCGTGCAAAAGAACGGTGATGTGGTTCTGAAAGTGACGAAGTTTTCCTTAGGCGAATTAAGCCTGCCGATCAGCTTTGTGCTGAATTATATGGACAGCTTTTACGAACTGCCGTCATTTGTGCACGTCCATCCAAGTGACAAAAGCATCGAGGTCCGTCTGTCGGAAATGCCGTTAGACAACGGCATGTATGTAAAGGCAGATAAAATCAATCTCGACACGGATGAAATTGAATTTTCCTATTATCATCCGAAACGATAA
- a CDS encoding SGNH/GDSL hydrolase family protein, protein MKLRMFSLIAGLALLLSACSVQRTGSHAEEPKTKDHIVIAAVGDSLTEGVGDPEGLGYVGKVADSLKKKGHVKTVDIKNYAVQGDKTSDLLKKLDDKKVQKSLNGADYIFFTIGGNDLMKVLRQNVMQLTVQPFQKEEKPFEKRFKAIISKIRKYNQNAELVYVSMYNPFTFTLPELKEINGVVTDWNQIAAKELKKDPHAAAVNVEDLFSQKSGSRRISKDDDFHPNAKGYALIADRLYGIIEKQGLPAE, encoded by the coding sequence TTGAAGCTGCGAATGTTCTCATTGATCGCCGGACTGGCTTTGCTTTTATCAGCTTGTTCTGTCCAGCGCACCGGTTCTCATGCTGAAGAACCGAAAACGAAAGATCATATTGTCATAGCTGCGGTCGGTGATTCGTTGACTGAAGGAGTAGGAGATCCGGAGGGTTTAGGATACGTCGGCAAGGTAGCGGATTCCCTCAAGAAAAAGGGACATGTGAAAACGGTAGATATTAAAAATTATGCGGTGCAGGGCGACAAAACGTCGGACCTGCTGAAAAAGCTTGATGATAAAAAAGTACAGAAATCATTGAATGGCGCCGACTATATCTTTTTTACCATCGGCGGTAATGATTTAATGAAGGTGCTCCGCCAGAACGTCATGCAGCTGACGGTTCAGCCGTTTCAAAAGGAAGAGAAACCTTTTGAAAAACGGTTTAAGGCGATCATATCAAAAATCCGCAAGTATAATCAAAACGCTGAGCTGGTGTATGTCAGCATGTATAATCCCTTCACATTTACGCTGCCTGAGTTAAAAGAGATTAACGGGGTTGTGACCGATTGGAATCAGATCGCCGCAAAAGAGCTGAAAAAAGATCCTCACGCCGCCGCGGTGAATGTTGAAGACTTGTTCAGTCAAAAAAGCGGCAGCAGACGGATTTCAAAGGATGATGATTTTCATCCGAATGCAAAAGGATATGCACTCATCGCCGATCGATTGTACGGCATCATTGAAAAACAAGGGTTACCAGCAGAATAG
- a CDS encoding SCO family protein, with protein sequence MKIMKSFAAVFCLLLLCACGGKTIKDPLNYQIEPFSYQNQDGKTVSLKSLKGKVWIADFMFTNCNSVCPPMTAHMTELQKKLKAENLDVRIVSFSVDPENDTPKQLKAFASKYPLSLRNWDFLTGYSQKDIEDFALNSFKAIVKKPEGEDQVIHKTSFYLVGPEGKVLKDYDGVQKVPYDDILSDVKAAEELK encoded by the coding sequence ATGAAAATAATGAAAAGCTTCGCTGCTGTCTTTTGTTTGCTGCTCTTGTGCGCCTGCGGGGGGAAGACGATAAAAGACCCGCTGAACTATCAGATTGAGCCGTTTTCATATCAGAACCAAGACGGGAAAACAGTGTCACTGAAAAGCCTGAAGGGAAAGGTCTGGATTGCCGATTTTATGTTTACAAATTGTAATTCTGTCTGTCCGCCCATGACAGCCCATATGACTGAACTGCAAAAAAAACTGAAGGCTGAGAACCTGGACGTGCGGATTGTGTCATTCAGTGTAGATCCTGAGAATGATACGCCGAAACAGCTGAAAGCATTTGCTTCCAAATACCCGCTTTCACTTCGCAACTGGGATTTTCTGACCGGTTACAGTCAAAAGGACATTGAGGATTTTGCGCTGAACAGCTTTAAAGCCATCGTCAAAAAGCCGGAGGGAGAAGATCAGGTCATACATAAAACTTCTTTTTATTTAGTCGGGCCTGAGGGCAAGGTGCTTAAGGATTATGACGGCGTGCAGAAAGTTCCGTATGATGATATCCTATCAGATGTCAAAGCGGCTGAGGAGCTCAAGTAA
- a CDS encoding DUF2535 family protein, with amino-acid sequence MLLKSLEFKRRDGIQVKVTEIPVVTEGEHYFFQIHQHLELYLREVFASQSVRTVYSFRQYVKRRMKWKDYEAVFNQEILKHNA; translated from the coding sequence TTGTTACTCAAAAGCCTAGAGTTCAAACGACGGGACGGGATTCAGGTAAAAGTGACAGAAATACCGGTTGTCACGGAAGGTGAACATTATTTTTTTCAAATCCATCAGCACCTTGAGCTTTATTTGAGAGAAGTTTTTGCTTCACAAAGTGTGAGAACAGTGTATTCATTCCGACAATATGTTAAGCGCCGTATGAAGTGGAAAGATTACGAGGCCGTTTTCAACCAAGAGATATTAAAACATAACGCATAA
- the ilvA gene encoding threonine ammonia-lyase IlvA: protein MKPLLKEDSLIQVKDILKAHQNVKDVVIHTPLQRNDRLSERYDCNIYLKREDLQVVRSFKLRGAYNKMRQLSKEQTENGIVCASAGNHAQGVAFSCKHLGIHGKIFMPSTTPRQKVSQVELFGKEFVEIILTGDTFDDAYKSSAECCEKENRTFIHPFDDPDVMAGQGTAAIEILNDIDVEPHFLFASVGGGGLLSGLGTYMKNISPDTKIIAVEPEGAASYFESKKAGQVIELEKIDKFVDGAAVKKIGAETFQTLETVVDDVLLVPEGKVCSTILELYNQCAIVAEPAGALSVAALDLYKEEIKGKNVICLVSGGNNDIGRMQEMKERSMIYEGLQHYFIVNFPQRAGALREYLDEVLGPDDDITRFEYTKKNNKSSGPALVGIELKHREDYGALIARMNKKGFHYVEVNKDQDLFHLLI from the coding sequence ATGAAACCGTTGCTTAAAGAAGACTCTCTCATCCAGGTAAAAGACATTTTAAAAGCGCACCAAAACGTAAAGGACGTTGTGATACATACGCCTTTGCAGAGGAATGACAGACTTTCTGAAAGATATGACTGCAATATCTATTTGAAAAGAGAAGACCTGCAGGTGGTCAGGTCATTTAAGCTCAGAGGGGCTTATAATAAAATGAGGCAGCTCTCAAAAGAGCAGACTGAAAACGGAATTGTATGCGCAAGTGCGGGAAACCATGCGCAGGGGGTTGCGTTTTCATGCAAACATCTCGGCATTCACGGCAAGATTTTTATGCCGTCAACCACACCGAGACAAAAGGTATCCCAAGTGGAGCTGTTCGGAAAAGAATTTGTTGAAATCATATTGACGGGTGACACTTTCGATGATGCGTATAAAAGTTCTGCGGAATGCTGTGAAAAGGAAAACCGCACGTTTATTCATCCGTTTGACGATCCGGACGTCATGGCCGGGCAGGGAACGGCTGCCATTGAAATTTTAAATGACATTGATGTTGAACCGCATTTTCTTTTTGCGAGCGTAGGGGGAGGAGGACTCCTATCCGGTCTCGGCACTTACATGAAAAACATCTCGCCGGATACAAAAATCATAGCGGTAGAGCCGGAGGGTGCAGCCTCCTATTTTGAATCGAAAAAAGCCGGACAAGTCATTGAACTTGAGAAAATCGATAAATTTGTCGACGGGGCGGCCGTAAAAAAAATCGGCGCGGAAACGTTTCAAACGCTTGAAACAGTCGTCGATGACGTTCTGCTTGTCCCGGAAGGAAAAGTGTGCAGCACGATTCTCGAATTATATAATCAATGCGCCATTGTAGCTGAGCCGGCGGGTGCATTGTCCGTAGCAGCACTTGATCTGTACAAGGAAGAGATTAAAGGGAAAAACGTCATCTGCTTAGTCAGCGGAGGGAATAACGATATCGGCAGAATGCAGGAGATGAAGGAGCGCTCCATGATTTATGAGGGGCTGCAGCATTATTTTATCGTTAATTTTCCGCAAAGAGCGGGGGCGCTTCGCGAATACCTCGATGAAGTGCTCGGGCCTGATGATGACATCACCCGGTTTGAATATACGAAAAAAAATAACAAAAGCAGCGGTCCTGCATTGGTCGGCATTGAGCTGAAGCATCGGGAAGATTATGGCGCGCTCATTGCCCGTATGAACAAAAAAGGATTTCATTACGTAGAGGTGAATAAAGATCAGGATCTGTTTCACCTGTTAATCTGA
- a CDS encoding sigma 54-interacting transcriptional regulator: protein MNVIEQTDPFHQLAGEHKSFLEAKRLAAKFALSDLPVFITGEVGTEKKQMAAAIHHKSRRNSELFITVHCSQSEERLEHELFGAEGALNRTRYGTLFLYEIGDMPLSVQARLLSELDAGLSARIIASSTADLADAENTFNKDLFYRLHVLCLPLPALSERKSDIPLLLQHILAASGQHLHIDPSVYPLCERHTFNGNIRELQNAAYYMAAAASGGTIYPEDVPPYIKNSQKAKTAKKKEKRLTLMEKEEFLFILESIKDLNAKGEPASRRSISELSENSTMTLTPQQVRNRLDYLEKMNYVTKGRGRAGTKITLEGLGFLQSLQKQIL from the coding sequence ATGAATGTAATTGAACAGACTGACCCTTTTCATCAACTAGCCGGCGAACATAAATCTTTTTTAGAAGCGAAACGATTGGCCGCCAAATTTGCATTATCGGATTTGCCGGTTTTCATAACGGGTGAAGTCGGAACCGAAAAAAAACAAATGGCCGCAGCGATCCACCATAAATCCCGCAGAAACAGCGAACTGTTTATTACCGTTCACTGCAGCCAAAGCGAAGAGCGGCTTGAGCATGAACTGTTCGGTGCTGAAGGCGCATTAAACAGAACCCGATACGGAACATTATTCTTATATGAAATCGGAGACATGCCGCTTTCAGTACAGGCCCGCCTTCTTTCCGAGCTGGACGCCGGGCTTTCCGCCCGCATCATTGCAAGCAGCACGGCGGATCTTGCCGATGCGGAAAACACGTTCAACAAAGATTTATTCTACAGGCTTCACGTGTTATGTCTTCCGCTCCCTGCTTTATCTGAACGAAAAAGCGATATACCGCTCCTTCTTCAGCATATTCTGGCAGCTTCGGGGCAGCATTTGCATATCGATCCGTCCGTTTATCCTCTATGTGAACGGCACACCTTTAACGGCAACATCAGAGAGCTTCAAAATGCGGCGTATTATATGGCTGCGGCAGCATCCGGCGGCACGATTTATCCCGAGGATGTCCCGCCGTATATTAAAAACAGCCAGAAAGCGAAAACAGCCAAGAAAAAAGAAAAACGACTGACACTGATGGAAAAAGAAGAATTTTTGTTTATTTTGGAATCAATTAAAGACTTAAATGCAAAAGGCGAACCCGCCAGCAGACGGAGCATTTCCGAATTAAGCGAAAACAGCACAATGACATTGACGCCCCAGCAGGTCAGAAACAGGCTTGATTACTTAGAAAAGATGAATTATGTCACAAAGGGACGGGGACGCGCAGGAACAAAAATCACATTAGAAGGGTTGGGCTTTTTGCAATCACTGCAAAAACAAATCCTTTAA
- the trhA gene encoding PAQR family membrane homeostasis protein TrhA, producing the protein MFTIKEEIANAVTHGIGVLLSIPALIFLIIFAVKYGSPTDIASFSIFGASMLLLYLSSTLLHSIQHKKTKDILEIVDHSAIYVLIAGTYTPFLLGPLKGALGLTLLIIVWSLAVGGIVFKIFFVKRFIIFSTLVYLMMGWLIIVAIKPLYASLSGPGFGLLLLGGLLYSAGTIFYIWRKIPFHHAIWHSFVLGGSASMFFCILFYCVKVPFI; encoded by the coding sequence TTGTTCACGATAAAAGAAGAAATCGCAAATGCCGTTACACACGGAATCGGTGTATTGCTGTCAATCCCGGCGCTTATTTTTCTCATTATCTTCGCGGTGAAATACGGTTCGCCGACAGACATCGCCAGCTTTTCGATTTTCGGCGCCTCAATGCTGCTGCTGTATCTCAGCTCGACTCTTTTGCACAGCATTCAGCATAAAAAAACGAAAGACATTCTTGAGATTGTTGACCATTCCGCTATTTACGTATTAATAGCGGGGACATATACGCCATTTTTATTAGGGCCGCTTAAAGGCGCACTAGGCCTGACTTTGTTAATTATCGTTTGGTCCCTTGCCGTCGGAGGTATCGTGTTTAAAATCTTTTTCGTGAAGCGGTTTATCATTTTTTCAACGCTTGTCTATTTAATGATGGGCTGGCTGATTATTGTCGCCATTAAACCGCTGTACGCCTCGCTGTCAGGCCCGGGCTTCGGCCTTCTTCTTCTCGGCGGCTTATTGTATTCCGCCGGCACGATTTTTTACATTTGGAGAAAGATTCCGTTTCATCACGCCATTTGGCACAGCTTTGTTTTAGGCGGCAGCGCCTCGATGTTTTTCTGTATTTTATTTTATTGTGTCAAAGTTCCTTTTATCTGA
- a CDS encoding lysophospholipid acyltransferase family protein, with the protein MIRYGCLVMYVVFMFMKNIQEYFNQKELDPRLSFQKQMRLVYERPKAFMRGCIDMSGSVISIHHEQPIPDGPVLYVHPGLGPADLVLLAGHLEEPAGFIAGEKAFRMPFLGNWLKLMGVICDGDSRDAVLQEAEVRLQKGQSLILSEDGKINPEELALRFDLPIVPVNTTGTDRLLRGRLLKRLKPADIELHVKPAYYPAVQKRLRA; encoded by the coding sequence TTGATTCGTTACGGCTGCCTTGTAATGTACGTTGTATTTATGTTCATGAAAAATATTCAGGAATATTTCAATCAAAAAGAGCTTGACCCGCGGCTTTCTTTTCAAAAACAGATGAGGCTGGTGTACGAGCGGCCGAAAGCGTTTATGAGAGGATGCATTGACATGTCGGGATCGGTCATCAGCATTCATCATGAGCAGCCGATACCGGACGGCCCTGTATTGTATGTGCACCCGGGATTAGGCCCGGCTGATCTTGTGCTGCTTGCGGGACATCTTGAAGAGCCGGCTGGTTTTATCGCCGGCGAGAAAGCTTTCCGGATGCCGTTTCTCGGAAATTGGCTGAAACTGATGGGCGTCATTTGTGACGGAGACAGCCGGGATGCCGTGCTTCAGGAGGCGGAAGTCCGCCTGCAAAAAGGGCAAAGCCTGATTCTTTCTGAAGACGGAAAAATCAATCCGGAGGAGCTGGCCCTGCGTTTCGATCTTCCGATTGTTCCGGTCAACACAACGGGAACAGACCGGCTGCTTCGGGGCAGGTTGCTGAAACGTCTGAAACCGGCAGACATTGAACTGCATGTAAAGCCCGCTTATTATCCGGCTGTTCAAAAACGGCTCCGTGCATAA
- a CDS encoding dihydrofolate reductase has product MISFIFAMDENRLIGKDNDLPWHLPDDLAYFKKVTTGHTIVMGRKTFESIGRPLPNRRNIVVTSRDASLFPGCTVAGSAEEVLKLIPADEECFVIGGAQLYSALFPYADRLYMTIIHHVFEGDRFFPEFNEDEWELTSRHQGVKDEKNPYDYEYLVYEKKN; this is encoded by the coding sequence ATGATATCGTTTATTTTTGCGATGGATGAAAACCGGCTGATCGGAAAAGATAACGATCTGCCTTGGCACCTTCCGGATGATCTCGCATATTTCAAAAAAGTGACGACGGGACACACCATTGTGATGGGGCGGAAAACATTTGAATCAATCGGGCGTCCGCTTCCGAACCGGCGTAACATCGTAGTAACCTCGCGGGATGCATCCTTATTCCCGGGCTGTACTGTCGCCGGCTCGGCTGAGGAAGTGCTCAAGCTGATCCCGGCTGATGAAGAATGCTTTGTAATCGGCGGAGCTCAGCTGTACAGTGCGCTCTTCCCTTATGCGGACAGGCTCTACATGACAATCATTCACCATGTCTTTGAAGGAGACCGTTTTTTTCCGGAGTTTAATGAAGATGAATGGGAATTGACATCCCGCCATCAGGGAGTAAAAGATGAAAAAAACCCTTACGATTATGAGTACCTTGTATACGAGAAAAAGAATTGA
- a CDS encoding thymidylate synthase, translating into MKQYKDLCRHVLENGEKKGDRTGTGTISTFGYQMRFNLQEGFPMLTTKKLHFKSIAHELLWFLKGDTNVRYLQENGVRIWNEWADENGELGPVYGSQWRSWRGADGETIDQISRLIHDIKTNPNSRRLIVSAWNVGEIDRMALPPCHCLFQFYVADGKLSCQLYQRSADVFLGVPFNIASYALLTMMIAHVTGLEPGEFVHTFGDVHIYQNHVEQVNLQLTRDVRPLPKLRFARNVDSIFDFAFEDFIIEDYDPHPHIKGAVSV; encoded by the coding sequence ATGAAACAATATAAAGATTTGTGCCGTCATGTGTTAGAAAACGGAGAAAAAAAAGGAGACCGTACGGGAACGGGTACGATCAGCACGTTCGGCTACCAAATGCGGTTTAACCTTCAGGAAGGTTTCCCGATGCTTACGACGAAAAAACTCCATTTTAAATCAATCGCCCATGAGCTGCTTTGGTTTTTAAAAGGTGACACGAATGTCCGCTACCTTCAGGAAAACGGAGTCCGCATCTGGAACGAATGGGCGGATGAAAACGGAGAACTCGGACCGGTTTACGGCTCTCAATGGCGTTCATGGCGCGGAGCGGACGGCGAGACGATTGATCAAATCTCCCGGCTGATTCACGACATCAAGACAAATCCGAATTCCAGACGTTTAATCGTCAGCGCGTGGAATGTCGGCGAAATTGATCGTATGGCGCTTCCTCCTTGCCACTGTCTGTTTCAGTTCTATGTCGCGGACGGAAAGCTGTCGTGCCAGCTTTATCAGCGCTCAGCGGATGTATTTCTCGGCGTGCCGTTTAATATTGCGTCTTATGCGCTTTTAACAATGATGATCGCGCATGTGACGGGGCTTGAACCGGGTGAGTTCGTTCATACGTTCGGAGACGTCCACATTTACCAAAACCATGTGGAGCAGGTGAATTTGCAGCTGACAAGGGATGTCCGTCCGCTGCCGAAACTGCGGTTTGCGCGAAACGTGGATTCTATTTTTGATTTTGCGTTCGAAGACTTTATCATTGAGGATTATGACCCGCATCCGCATATAAAAGGAGCTGTCAGCGTATGA
- a CDS encoding YpjP family protein — protein sequence MKLWMKKTLVVLFTIVTFGLVSPPAALMTDKPSGQSSSLEQNDYTAFYDEHALQGDEKARREPELLFQSYQEQLLGAAENQSFLKFGSKISPVIEDDYRNEILPKIEDVITGHLAKFQDDEAYQDVVISSKPSAGKTEKIFHVYNRLTGEDLLRFHVRRDHPPQDGYWFNFHYHTAEDGFQSHHELGSIYWDRNTPPDWMSV from the coding sequence ATGAAATTGTGGATGAAAAAGACCCTTGTGGTTCTGTTTACCATTGTAACGTTCGGCCTCGTGTCTCCTCCGGCTGCTTTGATGACAGACAAGCCTTCAGGACAGTCGAGCAGTCTTGAGCAGAATGATTACACCGCTTTTTATGATGAACACGCCCTGCAGGGGGATGAGAAGGCAAGGCGGGAGCCTGAATTACTGTTTCAATCGTATCAGGAGCAGCTTCTCGGTGCCGCTGAAAATCAATCATTTTTAAAATTCGGCAGCAAAATTTCTCCGGTCATTGAAGATGATTACAGAAATGAAATTCTGCCGAAAATCGAAGATGTGATTACAGGGCATTTAGCCAAGTTTCAGGATGATGAAGCGTATCAGGATGTGGTCATTTCCAGCAAACCGTCGGCCGGAAAAACTGAAAAAATTTTTCACGTGTATAACAGGCTGACGGGTGAAGATCTTTTAAGGTTCCACGTCCGCCGGGATCATCCTCCGCAAGACGGCTACTGGTTTAATTTTCATTACCATACCGCTGAAGACGGATTTCAATCACATCATGAGCTCGGCAGCATTTACTGGGACCGCAATACGCCGCCTGACTGGATGAGCGTATAA
- a CDS encoding class I SAM-dependent methyltransferase, protein MITTSYRPSEYTIHTAQSLSDKLGDTYCSRNKQPIEKMLERSANDLLVIGKERFELYTKQGEKFFFHPNTAMFRAKRFLRGEAEPMIKAAGLREGDTFLDCTLGLASDAILASMAVGKSGQVIGLEKNKLVSLLVETGLQTWETGIEPLQTAMKRIQVKHADCSDYLRNLPDSSVDVIYFDPMFHEPVEKSDGIASLRALAEEGFNEECITHAVRAAKKCVVLKDHWKSPRFERYGFKVLKRKTALFHFGVIHISS, encoded by the coding sequence ATGATTACAACCAGTTACAGACCAAGCGAATATACGATACACACAGCGCAGTCACTCAGTGACAAGCTGGGTGACACTTACTGCAGCCGCAATAAACAGCCCATTGAAAAAATGCTGGAACGTTCAGCAAACGATCTTTTGGTCATCGGAAAGGAACGGTTCGAACTTTACACGAAGCAAGGGGAGAAGTTCTTTTTTCATCCGAATACAGCGATGTTCCGTGCAAAGCGTTTTTTGAGAGGGGAAGCCGAGCCGATGATAAAAGCAGCCGGATTACGCGAGGGCGACACTTTTTTAGATTGCACGCTCGGTCTGGCATCTGATGCGATTTTGGCAAGCATGGCAGTTGGAAAAAGCGGACAAGTAATCGGCCTGGAGAAAAACAAGCTTGTTTCATTGCTTGTTGAAACAGGGCTCCAAACGTGGGAAACCGGTATTGAACCGCTGCAAACCGCTATGAAACGCATTCAAGTCAAGCATGCCGACTGCTCCGATTATTTGCGGAATCTTCCTGATTCATCGGTGGATGTCATCTATTTTGACCCGATGTTTCACGAACCAGTTGAAAAGTCTGACGGCATTGCGTCGCTCCGTGCGCTGGCAGAAGAGGGATTTAACGAAGAGTGCATCACGCATGCCGTTCGGGCGGCGAAAAAATGCGTAGTGCTTAAAGACCATTGGAAAAGCCCGCGGTTTGAACGATACGGCTTCAAGGTGCTGAAAAGAAAGACGGCGCTTTTCCATTTCGGTGTCATTCATATAAGCTCATGA
- a CDS encoding BrxA/BrxB family bacilliredoxin — translation MSMAYEEYMRQLVVPMRRELTGAGFQELTTAEEVESFMEQAEGTTLVVVNSVCGCAAGLARPAATQAVLQHEKAPDHTVTVFAGQDKDATAKMREYFTGQEPSSPSMALLKGKDVVHFIPRHEIEGHDMEEIMKNLTDAFDAHC, via the coding sequence ATGTCAATGGCTTATGAAGAATATATGCGCCAGCTGGTCGTGCCGATGCGCCGCGAGCTGACGGGCGCGGGTTTTCAGGAATTAACGACCGCAGAAGAAGTGGAAAGCTTTATGGAACAAGCAGAGGGCACGACATTGGTCGTTGTCAACTCCGTGTGCGGCTGTGCCGCCGGTCTTGCCCGTCCGGCTGCGACTCAAGCTGTTTTGCAGCATGAAAAAGCGCCTGATCATACGGTTACCGTATTTGCCGGTCAAGATAAAGACGCAACTGCAAAAATGCGTGAATATTTTACGGGGCAGGAACCTTCCTCACCTTCAATGGCGCTGTTAAAAGGGAAAGATGTCGTTCACTTTATTCCCCGCCACGAAATCGAAGGACATGACATGGAGGAAATTATGAAAAATCTGACGGATGCCTTCGATGCACACTGCTAA